One part of the Lycium ferocissimum isolate CSIRO_LF1 chromosome 8, AGI_CSIRO_Lferr_CH_V1, whole genome shotgun sequence genome encodes these proteins:
- the LOC132068220 gene encoding eukaryotic translation initiation factor 2 subunit gamma-like isoform X2, with product MSRKGLMEQDLSKLDVTKLHPLSPEVISRQATINIGTIGHVAHGKSTVVKAISGVQTVRFKNELERNITIKLGYANAKIYKCEEDRCPRPACYKAYGSGKEDSPMCDVPGFENCKMKLLRHVSFVDCPGHDILMATMLNGAAIMDGALLLIAANESCPQPQTSEHLAAVEIMRLQHIIILQNKVDLVQENVAINQHEAIQKFIQGTVADGAPVVPISAQLKYNIDVVCEYIVKKIPIPERNFISPPNMIVIRSFDVNKPGFEVDDIRGGVAGGSILKGVLKVNQLIEVRPGIVVKDESGNIKCTPIYSRIVSLFAEQNELQFAVPGGLIGVGTTMDPTLTRADRLVGQVLGEVGSLPEIFVELEVNFFLLRRLLGVRTKDSERQGKVSKLAKGEILMLNIGSMSTGARVVAVKNVFAKLQLTSPVCTSKGEKIALSRRIEKHWRLIGWGQIQAGITLDVPPCPI from the exons ATGTCTCGGAAAGGATTGATGGAGCAAGACCTAAGTAAATTGGATGTGACAAAGTTACATCCGCTTTCGCCTGAAGTTATTTCTCGTCAGGCAACAATAAACATTG GCACtattggccatgtggctcaTGGGAAGTCAACAGTTGTAAAAGCTATATCTGGTGTGCAG ACTGTTCGTTTTAAAAATGAGCTAGAGCGTAATATTACAATTAAGCTTGGATATGCGAATGCTAAGATATATAAATGTGAAGAAGACCGCTGTCCTAGACCGGCGTGCTACAA GGCTTATGGAAGTGGAAAAGAAGACAGTCCCATGTGTGACGTCCCTGGTTTTGAGAACTGCAAAATGAAATTGCTGAGGCATGTATCTTTTGTTGATTGCCCC GGTCACGATATTCTCATGGCTACTATGCTTAATGGAGCCGCAATTATGGATGGAGCCTTGCTTCTAATTGCTGCCAACGAGAGCTGTCCCCAACCTCAAACTTCTGAACATTTAGCTGCTGTAGAAATTATGCGCCTTCAACATATAATAattcttcaaaataaagttGACCTCGTTCAGGAAAATGTTGCTATCAACCAGCACGAGGCAATTCAGAAATTTATTCAG GGAACTGTTGCAGATGGTGCCCCAGTTGTTCCAATATCTGCACAATTGAAGTACAACATTGATGTCGTCTGTGAATATATTGTGAAAAAGATTCCCATTCCCGAGAGGAATTTCATTTCACCACCAAATATGATTGTTATCCGGTCATTTGATGTTAATAAACCTGGTTTTGAAGTTGATGATATCAGAGGTGGTGTTGCTGGTGGCAGTATTTTGAAG GGTGTATTGAAGGTAAATCAACTTATCGAGGTTCGTCCTGGAATTGTTGTCAAAGATGAGAGTGGCAACATCAAATGTACCCCAATATATTCaagaatagtatcattgtttGCTGAGCAAAATGAACTCCAATTTGCCGTGCCTGGAGGCCTCATTGGAGTTGGAACAACTATGGATCCAACACTGACACGTGCTGATCGACTGGTGGGACAGGTTCTCGGGGAGGTCGGGTCACTTCCTGAAATTTTTGTTGAACTAGAG GTGAATTTCTTTTTGCTTCGACGTCTTTTGGGTGTGAGGACAAAGGACTCAGAGAGGCAGGGCAAAGTCTCAAAGTTGGCAAAGGGAGAAATCCTCATGTTAAATATAGGGTCCATGTCAACAGGGGCTCGTGTTGTTGCTGTCAAGAATGTTTTCGCAAAATTGCAACTGACGTCTCCCGTGTGTACCAGCAAAGGGGAGAAAATTGCTCTTAGTCGGAGAATCGAGAAGCATTGGCGTCTTATCGGTTGGGGCCAAATCCAAGCTGGTATTACTCTTGATGTTCCACCCTGCCCCATATGA
- the LOC132066284 gene encoding uncharacterized protein LOC132066284, protein MSLISPRNKPKYNTSRDVLKYQQMRRTVFIEVSNEEDCQTVWAIEKEKQQKLKGNSEDKGAENEQSNNHNEGKGSKNNENNDKGQDNEKRQAKYDNPIVQQNNTKNNKEDKQEQHLEQDGGNNPKEKSKNVQQQEATEQGSKIEQLQTGVKETKKKGRRPRLKRKNLAAKNLKNLFFSKAVRKRQTPGDQEQDHELISTKHDEKKKEHGGRNGAE, encoded by the exons ATGAG TTTAATTTCACCaagaaataaaccaaaatataatacatcGCGTGATGTACTTAAGTATCAGCAAATGAGGAGGACTGTTTTCATAGAGGTTTCAAATGAGGAGGACTGTCAAACAGTCTG GgcaatagaaaaagaaaaacagcaGAAACTGAAAGGAAATTCTGAGGATAAAGGGGCCGAAAATGAGCAGTCCAACAATCACAACGAGGGGAAAGGCTCGAAGAACAATGAGAACAACGACAAAGGCCAGGACAATGAAAAGAGACAGGCTAAATATGACAATCCTATAGTGCAACAGAACAACACAAAGAACAACAAAGAGGATAAACAGGAGCAGCACTTGGAGCAAGATGGGGGTAATAACCCGAAAGAAAAAAGCAAGAATGTACAACAACAGGAGGCTACTGAGCAGGGCAGCAAGATAGAACAGCTTCAAACCGGGGTCaaggagaccaaaaagaaaGGGAGGAGGCCTAGACTAAAGAGGAAAAATCTTGCTGCCAAGAATCTGAAaaatttgttcttttctaaggcaGTAAGAAAGAGGCAGACCCCTGGTGACCAAGAGCAAGATCATGAGTTAATATCTACAAAGCATgacgaaaagaaaaaagaacatgGAGGTAGAAATGGTGCAGAGTAG
- the LOC132068220 gene encoding eukaryotic translation initiation factor 2 subunit gamma-like isoform X1, whose translation MSRKGLMEQDLSKLDVTKLHPLSPEVISRQATINIGTIGHVAHGKSTVVKAISGVQTVRFKNELERNITIKLGYANAKIYKCEEDRCPRPACYKAYGSGKEDSPMCDVPGFENCKMKLLRHVSFVDCPGHDILMATMLNGAAIMDGALLLIAANESCPQPQTSEHLAAVEIMRLQHIIILQNKVDLVQENVAINQHEAIQKFIQGTVADGAPVVPISAQLKYNIDVVCEYIVKKIPIPERNFISPPNMIVIRSFDVNKPGFEVDDIRGGVAGGSILKVFFSFPAINGMLPPKISLLEDVQDKLLIRFFAQGVLKVNQLIEVRPGIVVKDESGNIKCTPIYSRIVSLFAEQNELQFAVPGGLIGVGTTMDPTLTRADRLVGQVLGEVGSLPEIFVELEVNFFLLRRLLGVRTKDSERQGKVSKLAKGEILMLNIGSMSTGARVVAVKNVFAKLQLTSPVCTSKGEKIALSRRIEKHWRLIGWGQIQAGITLDVPPCPI comes from the exons ATGTCTCGGAAAGGATTGATGGAGCAAGACCTAAGTAAATTGGATGTGACAAAGTTACATCCGCTTTCGCCTGAAGTTATTTCTCGTCAGGCAACAATAAACATTG GCACtattggccatgtggctcaTGGGAAGTCAACAGTTGTAAAAGCTATATCTGGTGTGCAG ACTGTTCGTTTTAAAAATGAGCTAGAGCGTAATATTACAATTAAGCTTGGATATGCGAATGCTAAGATATATAAATGTGAAGAAGACCGCTGTCCTAGACCGGCGTGCTACAA GGCTTATGGAAGTGGAAAAGAAGACAGTCCCATGTGTGACGTCCCTGGTTTTGAGAACTGCAAAATGAAATTGCTGAGGCATGTATCTTTTGTTGATTGCCCC GGTCACGATATTCTCATGGCTACTATGCTTAATGGAGCCGCAATTATGGATGGAGCCTTGCTTCTAATTGCTGCCAACGAGAGCTGTCCCCAACCTCAAACTTCTGAACATTTAGCTGCTGTAGAAATTATGCGCCTTCAACATATAATAattcttcaaaataaagttGACCTCGTTCAGGAAAATGTTGCTATCAACCAGCACGAGGCAATTCAGAAATTTATTCAG GGAACTGTTGCAGATGGTGCCCCAGTTGTTCCAATATCTGCACAATTGAAGTACAACATTGATGTCGTCTGTGAATATATTGTGAAAAAGATTCCCATTCCCGAGAGGAATTTCATTTCACCACCAAATATGATTGTTATCCGGTCATTTGATGTTAATAAACCTGGTTTTGAAGTTGATGATATCAGAGGTGGTGTTGCTGGTGGCAGTATTTTGAAGGTATTTTTCTCTTTCCCTGCAATTAATGGTATGTTGCCACCGAAGATCTCACTACTGGAAGATGTTCAAGATAAATTGTTAATTAGATTCTTTGCGCAGGGTGTATTGAAGGTAAATCAACTTATCGAGGTTCGTCCTGGAATTGTTGTCAAAGATGAGAGTGGCAACATCAAATGTACCCCAATATATTCaagaatagtatcattgtttGCTGAGCAAAATGAACTCCAATTTGCCGTGCCTGGAGGCCTCATTGGAGTTGGAACAACTATGGATCCAACACTGACACGTGCTGATCGACTGGTGGGACAGGTTCTCGGGGAGGTCGGGTCACTTCCTGAAATTTTTGTTGAACTAGAG GTGAATTTCTTTTTGCTTCGACGTCTTTTGGGTGTGAGGACAAAGGACTCAGAGAGGCAGGGCAAAGTCTCAAAGTTGGCAAAGGGAGAAATCCTCATGTTAAATATAGGGTCCATGTCAACAGGGGCTCGTGTTGTTGCTGTCAAGAATGTTTTCGCAAAATTGCAACTGACGTCTCCCGTGTGTACCAGCAAAGGGGAGAAAATTGCTCTTAGTCGGAGAATCGAGAAGCATTGGCGTCTTATCGGTTGGGGCCAAATCCAAGCTGGTATTACTCTTGATGTTCCACCCTGCCCCATATGA
- the LOC132066868 gene encoding chaperone protein dnaJ 49-like, producing MDSNKDEALRCIDIAKEAIASGNRHKALKFIVIARRLNKNLAVHDLLAACENLDSSSHGNFSEVKNDVANVKNETGDVKNYREEHVELIRRIKSKKDYYEILGLGKSCSFDEIRKAYRKLSLKVHPDKNKAPGSEDAFKKVAKAFKCLSDDGSRRRYDETGFADEFVDSQHQHNVSGMRRRTRHDYNFGDDFDPDELFRSFFRQDDDVFRTTYVYRTRSTGAELRVELSPVARKLVLLLQLLLLLLIVLLVFHPYFN from the coding sequence ATGGATAGTAACAAAGATGAGGCTTTAAGATGCATTGATATTGCTAAGGAAGCAATAGCGTCGGGCAATAGGCACAAAGCGCTTAAATTTATTGTAATTGCGCGTCGCCTTAATAAAAATCTAGCTGTGCATGATCTTTTGGCTGCTTGTGAAAATCTTGATTCGTCGAGTCATGGTAACTTCAGTGAGGTtaaaaatgatgttgctaatgtgAAAAATGAGACAGGTGATGTGAAGAATTACAGAGAGGAACATGTTGAGTTGATTAGAAGAATTAAGAGTAAAAAAGACTATTATGAAATTCTTGGTTTGGGGAAAAGTTGTTCATTTGATGAAATTAGGAAAGCATACAGGAAACTGTCGTTGAAAGTTCATCCTGATAAAAATAAGGCTCCGGGTTCTGAAGACGCGTTTAAAAAAGTCGCGAAGGCGTTTAAGTGTTTGAGCGATGATGGTTCGAGGAGACGGTATGATGAGACGGGTTTTGCTGACGAATTCGTGGATAGTCAGCATCAGCATAATGTTAGTGGCATGAGGAGAAGAACCAGGCACGACTATAATTTTGGTGATGATTTTGATCCTGATGAGCTTTTCAGGTCATTTTTCCGTCAAGATGATGACGTGTTTAGGACAACTTATGTTTACAGGACGAGAAGTACTGGCGCTGAGTTGAGAGTGGAGTTAAGTCCTGTTGCTCGTAAATTAGTTCTTCTCCTTCAATTATTGTTGCTTTTGCTTATTGTTCTACTTGTTTTTCATCCTTACTTCAATTAA
- the LOC132066867 gene encoding uncharacterized protein LOC132066867, with protein sequence MEAIQEDMSEGILQCTNHTYKSATPGGICDFCLQEKLGKLVSSSISSACFPPPHYSTSSNCNYHRFGKMRKPSNLRSVETSYQGVHMLEADEVGDYSHKKKGFWSFLHSSSSKHSSTAKKTEKTSVGSSLNGSIRSSKNKKEKFVVIEETERPVHVYSRSRSVGCESKISTGLADCTLRRVESQRENKHIVSSSSSSSSYCVSSEEKNGKFTRKGKSWGWVLASPMRAFSKKRDALKKNATPNLDAIPSLLTKRN encoded by the coding sequence ATGGAAGCAATTCAAGAAGATATGAGTGAAGGGATTTTGCAATGTACAAATCATACTTACAAGAGTGCCACCCCAGGTGGGATTTGTGATTTTTGCCTCCAAGAAAAACTTGGAAAGCTTGTTTCTTCCTCTATATCTTCTGCTTGTTTTCCTCCTCCTCATTATTCAACTTCAAGTAACTGTAACTATCATCGTTTTGGCAAAATGAGGAAACCAAGTAATCTAAGATCAGTTGAAACATCTTATCAAGGTGTGCATATGTTGGAAGCTGATGAAGTTGGAGATTATAGCCATAAGAAAAAAGGGTTCTGGTCATTTCTTCACTCCTCATCCTCTAAGCATTCTTCCACAgctaaaaaaactgaaaaaactTCAGTTGGATCATCTCTGAATGGTTCAATAAGGTCAAGCaagaacaaaaaggaaaagtttgTTGTGATAGAGGAGACTGAAAGACCTGTTCATGTGTACTCAAGATCCAGATCTGTTGGCTGTGAAAGTAAAATCTCAACTGGTTTAGCTGATTGTACTTTGCGCAGAGTTGAGTCTCAGAGAGAAAACAAACATATtgtttcatcttcttcatcatcttcatcttaCTGTGTTTCTTCTGAAGAGAAGAATGGAAAATTTACAAGGAAGGGCAAGAGTTGGGGATGGGTTTTAGCAAGTCCAATGAGAGCTTTTAGCAAGAAAAGGGATGCCTTGAAAAAGAATGCTACTCCAAATTTAGATGCAATTCCTTCTTTGTTGACTAAGAGAAACTAG